The proteins below come from a single Mytilus edulis chromosome 5, xbMytEdul2.2, whole genome shotgun sequence genomic window:
- the LOC139525217 gene encoding uncharacterized protein, with the protein MDEEQEQAFNLIVSGHNLLLTGQAGTGKSYVIKTAVKHLRSTGKTVALTCSTGIATSVFEDEHACTLHKWAGLEDGRYQNDELLHLILTDERFLKVKNTIKKTDNLIIDEISMISSKTLGQVEFICRSLNDDKLHFGGITVILSGDFFQLPAIKNELYGDFGHHCFLHPCFKEAFSHHINLEIIHRQSETLLVTAVNELERGTISENTVAFLNSLHRPLQDDHLEKAVHLFARNVDVDLFNYERIQKIPSQLYVYQSDDEGSCDFLQKILAPKYLGIKVGIPVMLLVNLSDDLVNGKVGTVTYIDNDSCTLTIQFCIKTVKKTVKITKYLFTKYDPVDKIILAKRLQFPIKVAYAITIHKSQGMSLQYLSIDCSNACFPGQIGVAVGRAKSTDGLMLKNFKMLCTGFMKTVLSM; encoded by the coding sequence ATGGACGAAGAACAAGAGCAAGCCTTTAATTTGATTGTAAGTGGTCATAATCTACTGTTGACGGGTCAAGCAGGTACGGGAAAGTCTTATGTTATAAAGACGGCAGTCAAACACCTTAGAAGCACAGGCAAAACTGTGGCATTGACATGTTCAACAGGTATAGCAACGTCTGTATTCGAGGATGAACATGCTTGCACATTACATAAATGGGCAGGATTAGAAGACGGCAGGTACCAAAATGATGAGCTTTTGCATTTAATTCTCACCGATGAAAGATTTCTTAAAGTGaagaacacaataaaaaaaactgataacCTTATTATAGATGAAATTTCAATGATAAGCTCTAAGACATTAGGCCAGGTAGAATTCATATGCAGGTCATTGAATGATGACAAGTTGCACTTTGGAGGCATAACAGTAATTTTAAGTGGTGACTTTTTTCAGTTACCGGCAATCAAAAATGAGCTGTATGGGGATTTTGGCCACCATTGTTTTCTACATCCTTGTTTTAAAGAAGCTTTTTCCCATCACATTAACTTAGAAATAATCCACCGTCAATCTGAAACTCTACTTGTTACAGCTGTTAATGAATTGGAACGCGGAACTATTTCTGAAAACACAGTCGCTTTTTTAAATTCCCTTCATAGACCATTACAAGATGACCATCTAGAAAAGGCGGTTCACTTATTTGCCAGAAATGTTGATGTTGACTTGTTTAATTATGAAAGAATTCAAAAAATTCCATCTCAATTATATGTGTATCAGTCAGATGATGAAGGCAGTtgtgattttttacaaaaaatactaGCCCCTAAATATTTAGGGATAAAAGTTGGAATTCCAGTCATGCTACTTGTAAATTTAAGTGATGACCTGGTTAATGGTAAAGTGGGAACTGTCACATACATTGACAATGACTCATGCACTCTGACCATTCAATTCTGtataaaaactgttaaaaagacAGTGAAGATTACAAAATATCTCTTCACAAAGTATGATCCAGTTGACAAAATAATTTTAGCCAAGAGACTACAGTTTCCGATCAAAGTCGCATATGCTATAACAATTCATAAATCTCAGGGAATGAGTTTACAATATCTATCAATTGACTGTAGTAATGCCTGTTTTCCAGGCCAGATTGGGGTTGCAGTTGGTAGAGCCAAATCAACAGACGGACTCATGTTGAAAAACTTTAAGATGTTGTGTACAGGCTTTATGAAAACAGTTCTGTCAATGTAA